The Erythrobacter sp. JK5 genome includes a region encoding these proteins:
- a CDS encoding M23 family metallopeptidase: MSFFDRLLTIVVTATLTSAIWIVAGGSLIELASQQEGEDSLRPAEAAPSPLVSESAVPEGQAAPTAAPPLDPTPSPSPTEDTIALRIPVLNVRASDLSDTFLETSEEEGGRPHEAIDIMAPKGTSVVAAAPGTIAKLHRSASGGNSIYIRSPDKKTIHFYAHLDEYAEGLREGQRVRRGQRLGTVGSTGNASAESPHLHFAILRTTADAEWWEPANAVNPYPLLTAP, encoded by the coding sequence ATGAGCTTTTTCGACCGTCTGCTTACCATCGTCGTCACCGCCACGCTTACTTCGGCGATATGGATCGTCGCCGGTGGCAGTCTGATAGAACTGGCAAGCCAGCAGGAGGGCGAGGATTCGCTTCGCCCGGCGGAGGCCGCGCCGTCACCGCTCGTCAGCGAAAGCGCTGTGCCGGAAGGGCAAGCTGCTCCCACCGCCGCTCCGCCGCTCGATCCCACACCGTCGCCATCGCCGACCGAGGACACGATCGCGCTGCGGATCCCGGTGCTCAACGTCCGCGCTTCCGATCTGTCCGACACCTTTCTCGAAACCAGCGAGGAAGAAGGCGGCAGGCCGCACGAGGCGATCGACATCATGGCCCCCAAGGGCACCAGCGTCGTCGCCGCTGCGCCGGGCACGATCGCAAAGCTGCACCGCTCGGCGAGCGGCGGCAATTCGATCTACATCCGCTCGCCCGACAAGAAAACGATCCATTTCTACGCCCATCTGGATGAATATGCCGAGGGGCTGCGCGAAGGACAGCGCGTGCGGCGCGGCCAGCGGCTGGGGACGGTCGGGAGCACCGGCAATGCCTCGGCGGAATCGCCGCACCTGCATTTCGCGATCCTGCGCACCACCGCCGATGCGGAATGGTGGGAGCC
- a CDS encoding fructose bisphosphate aldolase, protein MNSDQMTAKIAAGQGFIAALDQSGGSTPKALRGYGVGDDEWNGDDEMFAQIHAMRSRVITSPCFGSGKVIGAILFEKTMDGDVDGMPTADALKARGIVPFIKVDQGLAEEADGVQLMKPLDKLPALLEKSVGKGMFGTKMRSVIKKANPAGIAAIVAQQFEVGKQILDAGLVPILEPEYDIMALDRAGGEAILLEEIMQQLDAVPEGRKVMLKLSIPVTPGLYAPAIAHPKVLRVVALSGGYSTDQACEHLAKNPGMIASFSRGLLQDLRKDQSDEEFDAALSGAIGRITDASLAG, encoded by the coding sequence ATGAACAGCGATCAGATGACGGCAAAGATTGCCGCAGGGCAGGGCTTTATCGCGGCACTCGATCAGTCGGGCGGATCGACGCCCAAGGCGCTGCGCGGCTACGGTGTCGGGGACGATGAGTGGAACGGCGATGACGAGATGTTCGCGCAGATCCACGCGATGCGCAGCCGGGTCATCACCTCGCCATGCTTCGGCAGCGGCAAGGTGATCGGCGCGATCCTGTTTGAAAAGACGATGGACGGCGATGTCGACGGCATGCCGACCGCTGACGCGCTCAAGGCGCGCGGTATCGTGCCGTTCATCAAGGTCGATCAGGGACTCGCCGAGGAAGCGGACGGCGTCCAGCTGATGAAGCCGCTCGACAAGCTGCCCGCGCTGCTCGAAAAATCGGTCGGCAAGGGCATGTTCGGGACCAAAATGCGATCCGTCATCAAGAAAGCCAATCCCGCGGGCATCGCCGCGATCGTCGCGCAGCAATTCGAGGTCGGCAAGCAGATCCTAGATGCCGGGCTCGTGCCAATTCTCGAGCCCGAATACGACATCATGGCGCTCGACCGGGCGGGGGGCGAAGCTATCCTGCTGGAAGAGATCATGCAGCAGCTCGACGCCGTGCCCGAAGGCCGGAAGGTCATGCTCAAGCTCTCGATCCCGGTCACGCCGGGGCTGTACGCTCCCGCCATCGCGCATCCGAAGGTGCTGCGGGTGGTAGCGCTGTCGGGCGGCTATTCGACCGATCAGGCGTGCGAGCACCTGGCGAAGAATCCGGGAATGATCGCCAGCTTCAGCCGCGGCCTGCTGCAGGACCTGCGCAAGGACCAGTCCGACGAGGAGTTCGATGCGGCACTGAGCGGTGCCATCGGCCGGATTACCGATGCGAGCCTTGCGGGGTGA
- a CDS encoding slipin family protein, which produces MKWFIIAENQRGLLVKDGRLVRVLEPGRHFYWLWNSSRMQLDIVAATGACHSPLVDGIEKRHPELAEANFEIVAPAVGEVAIVRIDGRVSLIVRGGDVARVWKVLDEVTVQAIDVEAEPTLAKRLLAEVKQATVFGRPIPAPVEIVSVGQAQSAIVLFDSALHETVGAGEHGYWQVGRKVTSMAFDTRPVPMEVTAQEILTKDRVSVRITLTSFLQVTGVEQAALSTPDYEGHVYKLIQFAVREAVAGRTLDELLNDRVKVDGEIVAHVRKEVGEIGVRVTELGIKDVILPGEMRELINRVVEAEKVAQANLIRRREETAATRSLLNTAKLMADNPVLMRLKELEALERVTEKIGHIDVRTGSNEGLEVLTNRLVKIADRD; this is translated from the coding sequence ATGAAGTGGTTCATCATTGCAGAAAACCAGCGCGGTCTCCTGGTCAAGGATGGCCGCCTCGTTCGGGTTCTCGAACCCGGGCGTCACTTCTACTGGCTGTGGAACAGCTCCCGGATGCAGCTCGATATCGTGGCTGCGACCGGTGCCTGCCACTCACCGTTGGTAGACGGAATCGAGAAGCGCCACCCCGAGCTCGCGGAGGCGAATTTCGAGATCGTCGCGCCGGCAGTCGGCGAAGTCGCGATCGTGCGGATCGACGGGCGGGTCAGCCTGATCGTGCGCGGGGGCGACGTCGCGCGGGTCTGGAAGGTTCTCGACGAAGTCACCGTGCAGGCGATCGATGTCGAAGCCGAGCCGACGCTTGCCAAGCGGCTTCTGGCCGAGGTCAAGCAGGCGACGGTGTTCGGGCGTCCGATCCCGGCGCCGGTCGAGATCGTGTCGGTCGGGCAGGCGCAGAGCGCCATCGTGCTGTTCGATAGCGCGCTGCACGAGACTGTCGGTGCCGGAGAGCACGGTTACTGGCAGGTCGGCCGCAAGGTGACGAGCATGGCGTTCGACACCCGCCCGGTGCCGATGGAGGTGACCGCGCAGGAAATCCTGACGAAGGATCGTGTGTCCGTGCGGATCACGCTCACGTCGTTCCTGCAGGTTACCGGCGTCGAACAGGCGGCGCTGTCGACCCCGGATTACGAGGGGCACGTCTACAAGCTGATCCAGTTCGCGGTCCGTGAGGCCGTGGCGGGTCGGACGCTCGACGAGCTGCTCAACGACCGGGTCAAGGTCGACGGCGAAATCGTCGCGCACGTCCGCAAGGAAGTGGGCGAAATCGGGGTTCGGGTGACCGAACTCGGCATCAAGGACGTGATCCTTCCGGGCGAGATGCGCGAGCTTATCAACCGGGTGGTCGAAGCGGAAAAGGTCGCGCAGGCGAACCTGATCCGTCGGCGTGAAGAAACGGCTGCGACCCGCAGCCTGCTCAACACCGCGAAGCTGATGGCCGACAACCCGGTGCTGATGCGCCTGAAGGAACTCGAAGCGCTCGAACGCGTGACCGAGAAGATCGGTCACATCGACGTGCGCACCGGCTCCAACGAGGGCCTCGAGGTCCTGACCAACCGGCTGGTGAAGATCGCCGATCGCGACTAA